Proteins encoded within one genomic window of Anopheles gambiae chromosome 3, idAnoGambNW_F1_1, whole genome shotgun sequence:
- the LOC1277919 gene encoding tetratricopeptide repeat protein 19 homolog, mitochondrial: MFRSATASSLASRFFISINHPRIAPLTIPLASFTNHAPIPANGTNHLHQNGSSKDDYNRRKQRTAGPLHFIAASSFLSWFSKKSDDENTPESQLITIIKRSILSIQKEEYQKAEQMLHLALKMAQDLQSKDGITYIYDIMANLAMEVGDFAKAEKLFVNVMQRLFSDGFLEDHIKMLHISSKVAHLAQLQGHLDKAAQGFEWTLAKLEEKLKQLGDDNGKEIRELWGITKNWYAQLLMESKRFAEAKQAFLQAYEAYTEIHGMLTEEGLTILNNLSVACSNLEDYASAERFLKEAIALAAQIPDLSEAGVYKANLGLLYLQQGLLRQASEFCTFAWRYGKQHKHEETVQQASYCLEQIKAMEK, translated from the exons ATGTTCCGCTCGGCAACAGCATCCTCCCTTGCGTCACggtttttcatttccatcaatcATCCTCGAATAGCGCCCCTGACGATACCGCTCGCGTCGTTCACGAATCACGCCCCGATCCCGGCAAATGGAACAAATCATCTCCACCAGAACGGCAGCAGCAAGGACGATTACAATCGGCGCAAGCAACGTACCGCCGGGCCACTGCACTTCATCGCTGCGAGTTCTTTCCTATCGTGGTTTAGCAAAAAGTCCGACGATGAAAACACGCCCGAAAGTCAGCTGATTACCATTATCAAACGCTCCATCCTATCGATACAGAAGGAAGAGTATCAGAAGGCGGAACAGATGCTGCATCTCGCCCTCAAGATGGCGCAAGATCTGCAGAGCAAGGATGGCATCACGTACATCTACGACATCATGGCAAACCTTGCGATGGAGGTGGGGGATTTTGCCAAGGCCGAAAAACTGTTCGTCAACGTTATGCAGCGCCTGTTTTCGGACGGATTTTTGGAGGATCACATCAAAATGCTACACATCAGCTCAAAGGTGGCGCATCTCGCGCAACTGCAAGGGCATTTGGATAAGGCCGCGCAAGGGTTCGAGTGGACGCTGGCCAAGCTGGAGGAGAAACTGAAACAGCTGGGCGATGACAACGGGAAGGAAATCCGGGAGCTGTGGGGAATCACTAAGAACTGGTACGCGCAGCTGCTGATGGAGAGTAAGCGCTTTGCGGAAGCGAAGCAAGCGTTCCTGCAGGCGTACGAAGCGTACACCGAGATACACGGCATGCTAACGGAGGAGGGACTGACGATACTGAACAATCTCAGTGTCGCATGCTCTAAC CTTGAAGACTACGCTTCGGCTGAACGGTTTCTCAAAGAGGCCATTGCACTAGCCGCCCAAATCCCGGATCTCTCCGAAGCGGGTGTGTACAAGGCAAACTTGGGGCTACTTTACCTGCAACAGGGACTGCTCCGGCAAGCGTCCGAGTTCTGCACCTTTGCCTGGCGCTACGGAAAGCAGCACAAGCACGAAGAGACTGTACAACAGGCAAGCTACTGTCTGGAGCAAATTAAAGCGATGGAAAAGTAA
- the LOC133392846 gene encoding WW domain-binding protein 11 produces MGRRSINTTKSGKYMNPTDQARKEARKKELKKNKKQRQMVRAAVLKGKDPAQLIEEMEKIDEMEFNVYQPSPLNEKVLKEKRKKLKETLDRVMRLYQADDPELWADLKRKEVDYEKRRNKRIQYYESVRHAEQVQVDDIPLPSATETPTPLSIPRIPMPPSVAPPSIVPPLRSIPPPAPLLKKPVENPIEPTEPVDDDDDIPGCPPGPPPDLFDMPELDFDLENFHAETQKSVKFYDDGDSKDNTEESDGEKTVKQPNTVQQKMLALSGQNIDDFMKEMESVQKKKEQSTHDTPSLSSIPTPSAPPLPNPAPAPDAAMPKFMPMPSSIPMPGPPGSMQSLMIRPPPLRPPGMGGMPAGLRMPGRPGIPGGPPPVMPPRMGIRMPPGPPAGPPPKHIQQQRNMQLHQQAQQQQQQQLLQQKDPKSATISAKPQIRNLSADVTRFVPSALRAKKDDVRKAKPPARPVHDQHDPRTVAADPSKPTKDDAYLQFMREMEDLL; encoded by the coding sequence ATGGGTCGCCGTTCGATCAACACCACCAAGAGTGGTAAGTACATGAACCCGACGGATCAGGCCCGCAAGGAGGCGCGCAAGAAGGAGctgaagaagaacaaaaagcaGCGCCAGATGGTCCGGGCGGCCGTGCTGAAAGGCAAGGACCCGGCGCAGCTAATCGAGGAGATGGAAAAGATCGACGAGATGGAGTTCAACGTGTATCAACCATCGCCCCTGAACGAGAAGGTGCTGAAGGAGAAGCGCAAAAAGCTGAAGGAAACGCTGGACCGTGTGATGCGCCTGTACCAGGCGGACGATCCGGAGCTGTGGGCGGACTTGAAGCGCAAGGAGGTGGACTATGAAAAGCGGCGCAACAAACGCATCCAGTACTACGAAAGCGTGCGCCACGCGGAGCAGGTGCAGGTGGACGATATTCCACTGCCGTCGGCGACGGAAACACCTACACCCCTGTCCATCCCGCGCATACCGATGCCACCGAGCGTGGCACCGCCCAGTATTGTTCCGCCGCTGCGTAGCATCCCGCCACCGGCCCCGCTGCTGAAGAAACCGGTCGAAAACCCAATCGAACCGACGGAACCGgtcgatgacgatgacgacatACCGGGCTGTCCACCGGGGCCACCGCCCGATCTGTTCGACATGCCCGAGCTGGACTTCGATCTGGAGAACTTCCACGCGGAAACGCAAAAGAGCGTCAAGTTCTATGACGACGGTGATTCGAAGGACAACACGGAAGAATCGGACGGTGAGAAGACGGTAAAGCAACCGAACACCGTACAGCAGAAGATGCTTGCCCTTTCCGGGCAAAACATTGACGATTTTATGAAGGAGATGGAAAGCgtacagaagaagaaggaacaatCGACCCACGACACACCCTCGCTTTCCTCTATTCCGACCCCATCGGCACCGCCGCTACCCAACCCGGCCCCGGCGCCGGATGCAGCGATGCCAAAGTTCATGCCAATGCCATCCTCCATCCCAATGCCGGGCCCGCCCGGTTCGATGCAATCGCTCATGATACGGCCACCACCACTGCGGCCACCCGGTATGGGCGGTATGCCCGCCGGTTTGCGTATGCCCGGCCGACCCGGTATCCCGGGTGGACCGCCCCCGGTTATGCCACCGCGCATGGGCATCCGCATGCCGCCGGGACCACCGGCCGGCCCTCCGCCCAAgcacatccagcagcagcgcaacatgcagctgcaccagcaggcccagcaacagcagcagcagcagctgctccagCAGAAGGATCCCAAAAGTGCCACCATTTCGGCGAAACCGCAGATCCGCAATCTCAGCGCAGACGTTACCCGGTTCGTGCCGAGCGCGCTGCGTGCGAAAAAGGACGATGTGCGGAAGGCGAAACCACCGGCCCGGCCGGTACACGATCAGCACGATCCGCGTACGGTTGCGGCGGATCCATCGAAGCCAACCAAGGACGATGCGTATTTACAGTTTATGCGCGAAATGGAAGATTTGCTTTAA